acaaaaaaataaaataaaaataagttcgGTATATGGTGTGTGTAAGATAATAAATACCAAAACTCTTTTTCAATTGTTAATAGATGCGTTTTACCAGCTACATGTGGTTCTCTTGGGATAGTTCGCATGCTTTAGAGGCCACAGCTTGGTcgtatgttttattttacatgGGAATGAAAAGCTATTGATCATTTAGCCATGTATAATAGAAGCACACACATATTATTGCTATATATCCATTAATCCATGAGATCATAAATTTAACAAGCACTGCTTAGCAGAGATTATGTATTACAGTCGATCGACTAATATGAGATCCTCGCTCATGCTTCTAAGCGaggcattatatatatatatatatagatatatatatatatatatatttcaataattacCAGTACTCATGGCGCGCcaataaattatgaaatcaACTGAAGAAAACCCAGTAGTTCCAATGTAATATGGTCTTAATTTCATAACTTATTAAGTTTTGCCATAATCAAGACAGTGACAGAAGTGGCGACTGGGATGAAAATTTCATTAGGAATTGCTCGTGGCAGTACTCTTTGCTTGACCGCCCATGCAGTTAATGGGACACCAAAGATGTAGAGTACTGAATCCTTTATTCCAATGCCAGCAACCCCTGTGCCCGAAACCACTTCTTGGAAGATCTTTTGAAACTCATCCTTCGTCAACTTTCCTTCACCTGGGTGGTATTTCTGCAGGCagcattaaccatatataatgcatttttaattaaacatgcatgcatgcatatatatacacttttatGGACTTTATATAGCATTTATTACGATAAGCTAAGCTTTAATAACTAAGAAATACTCTAGCCACAAAATGATATACAAAAACAATTCTACAAACTAATCATGTGGTTTGATGTGGTTCGTCAgagtataaaattatttttattgtaaagtagatctaatggatcagatgaagtcatgtcagtttgtaggATTACTTTTGCGTAATTCCTTTATAAATGTAGTAATTTGTTTCAAGGACTAGCGGCCCGAGTATTGGAGGATACCTTGTaaaacatacatgcatatgaatTAGGATTAATCAATGCTTACTTTATAGGCGTCTTGGAGTTTGTCAGCCTTTGGTACAAGAATTTGTGTGCAACCAAGTTGTTTATTGATTTCCCTGTCAAAATATGACAATGCATGTTGTCACAGATCGAAAACTTGTtagaaaattatcaatattgtaCACGAATTAACTAATGTGTTCATCATATCTGAACAAATATATATCTGatatggaaacaaattaaaggtTGATCATTACTCGACCGTGTCGCATACTACCCTGTAGAATTCAGCAAACGTCCACTCCTTTGGGGAATTTGCAATATGCGTATCGTAGCAACTTCCTAATATTTTCGGATCGATTTCTTTGcccttcttttcttcatttcctgTATAATACTTAAAAAGGGTTACTCATTCCAATAGGAAAATAattaggggaaaaaaacaaaaaagtcttGATTTTTATACGGTTACTACGATCGAATTAAGTGGAATCCAAAAAGTTTCTTGGGAAGTGAAAATCGAAATGCCTTGTAGGAAATGAAAATCGAAGCGTACGTCTTTCATTCAAGAAATTATAATTCATGATCATTTAAATAGAAGGGAGGtgcatatatacaatattagatGGGTAAGTGATCAATGATCAACGTGGTTGAAGTACTGGAATTTTAGTGTTGTAatcaagataataataaaattaaggagccaataatataataaaaaaaaaaagataattaagaaaattctgTAGAGAATGGATAGATATATCTTAATTCAGAAAAGTTTTAAGGACGGATCAGAGATCATGCATGGCAAGAGAAAGATAGAGATATTCAAATATCGATAGATagtaactatttatatatatatatatatatatatatatatatatatatataataccggAAGAAGAAGATTTCGTCAGAGCTGTGCCCATCTTTCTCTAGCTGTTGGCTAGCTTCTCGATCCTTTGAAAGAGTTGTGACAAGTACTAATATGAGTCCTAGCTAGGGATAGACAAGAAAtcaacttcatatatatatatatatatatatatatatatgtttgatctGATCCAAGAAACAGGAAGATCACTTGGCCTGCAGGTTGCCGGAAAGAATATATATGTTCATTTCTTAGGCAAGAAGCAGACTCTTAGGCCGGAAGCAAGCGGCCTTATCATATATGCTAGCTAGGAGACAACTTGATGCATGCTTAAGGAATCACATTCCCAAACTcctatggattttttttgtttcatctagTTAAACAGGAAATCTAGTTAACTTATTATGAAAATCTAGTTAAACTTATTGAGCCTTCGATCGATGTCAAtggcataaatatatatatatgatggtaACACAGTACCATTTCATGTGATGGACAGCAAAATATAACAATGATTCGcattaatttgttaaaaagttgttatttttcaaagaaatcttacaaaataaatctcacaaattaaatAGCATAACTTACTGTATAGATAATGTTAGATTTAcgtactttacaataaaataaattttacaatttaatgtacTATAGCAAGTTACAAGATGATTCAAATATTCTGCTATTTATTAAATGGTAATTGGACAAGTGACACGAAGATCATCTTCGGAAGATGATTCAATAGAGTACTGTACGTGTTTTGATCAATGTTATATTGATCACTTTGTTCTTATAAATTCCAatggaaggttttttttttttttttaacctataaTATGTGAAGATGATTATCAATAACAAATCTCATACACAAACCCCTCAATTTAGGTATAAATTGTAGGAATTATATCTTTTCTAGCGAAAGAAAATTTCTAAGCTAATTGATCTTTACGCAGAAGATCGGATCATGGTATCTTGGTATCTCCACACAAATGGGTTACGTACGGGTAGTAGATCAACGATGAAAACGACATAAACatgacctcgtttgtttttaaaaaatatcttatcttatctcatctaattttatcattataactttttcaatttttaatataaaataaaataaaaaatttaattttttcaaattctaaaataaaaataatattaaaaactttttctcaaaaatgatattaaaacaaaaatgaaatgaaatcatttgaaattctcaaaactttttctaacagttttctttttaaaaatcaagCAAACAGAGAATAtttatcaatttcaattttcaaca
This genomic interval from Juglans regia cultivar Chandler chromosome 3, Walnut 2.0, whole genome shotgun sequence contains the following:
- the LOC109011586 gene encoding uncharacterized protein LOC109011586, with product MGTALTKSSSSGNEEKKGKEIDPKILGSCYDTHIANSPKEWTFAEFYRVVCDTVEEINKQLGCTQILVPKADKLQDAYKKYHPGEGKLTKDEFQKIFQEVVSGTGVAGIGIKDSVLYIFGVPLTAWAVKQRVLPRAIPNEIFIPVATSVTVLIMAKLNKL